The following coding sequences are from one Humulus lupulus chromosome X, drHumLupu1.1, whole genome shotgun sequence window:
- the LOC133804397 gene encoding calpain-type cysteine protease DEK1-like isoform X4 — MEEELLMQRREEEGRGKERRKALLEKEERKWKEIEASLISSIPNAGSREAAAMAAAVRAVGGDSVLDVSSIARRICSTQLAHQALQVCAFVLTWTM, encoded by the exons ATGGAAGAGGAGCTATTAATGCAAAGACGTGAAGAGGAGGGTAGAGGTAAAGAAAGACGAAAGGCTCTCTTGGAGAAGGAAGAACGTAAATGGAAGGAGATAGAAGCTTCTCTCATATCCTCTATTCCTAATGCCGGAAGCAGGGAAGCAGCAGCCATGGCAGCTGCTGTTCGTGCAGTAGGAGGTGATTCTGTTCTTGATGTTTCTAGCATTGCTCGCAGGATATGTTCAACTCAGTTAGCTCATCAAGCCCTTCaa GTGTGTGCTTTTGTTCTTACATGGACTATGTGA
- the LOC133804397 gene encoding calpain-type cysteine protease DEK1-like isoform X2: MWYLFYIREKEMEEELLMQRREEEGRGKERRKALLEKEERKWKEIEASLISSIPNAGSREAAAMAAAVRAVGGDSVLDVSSIARRICSTQLAHQALQVCAFVLTWTM, from the exons TTACATAAGAGAAAAAGAGATGGAAGAGGAGCTATTAATGCAAAGACGTGAAGAGGAGGGTAGAGGTAAAGAAAGACGAAAGGCTCTCTTGGAGAAGGAAGAACGTAAATGGAAGGAGATAGAAGCTTCTCTCATATCCTCTATTCCTAATGCCGGAAGCAGGGAAGCAGCAGCCATGGCAGCTGCTGTTCGTGCAGTAGGAGGTGATTCTGTTCTTGATGTTTCTAGCATTGCTCGCAGGATATGTTCAACTCAGTTAGCTCATCAAGCCCTTCaa GTGTGTGCTTTTGTTCTTACATGGACTATGTGA
- the LOC133804397 gene encoding calpain-type cysteine protease DEK1-like isoform X1, which produces MLTISVRLHRSYIREKEMEEELLMQRREEEGRGKERRKALLEKEERKWKEIEASLISSIPNAGSREAAAMAAAVRAVGGDSVLDVSSIARRICSTQLAHQALQVCAFVLTWTM; this is translated from the exons ATGCTTACCATATCAGTGAGGTTGCACCGAAG TTACATAAGAGAAAAAGAGATGGAAGAGGAGCTATTAATGCAAAGACGTGAAGAGGAGGGTAGAGGTAAAGAAAGACGAAAGGCTCTCTTGGAGAAGGAAGAACGTAAATGGAAGGAGATAGAAGCTTCTCTCATATCCTCTATTCCTAATGCCGGAAGCAGGGAAGCAGCAGCCATGGCAGCTGCTGTTCGTGCAGTAGGAGGTGATTCTGTTCTTGATGTTTCTAGCATTGCTCGCAGGATATGTTCAACTCAGTTAGCTCATCAAGCCCTTCaa GTGTGTGCTTTTGTTCTTACATGGACTATGTGA
- the LOC133804397 gene encoding calpain-type cysteine protease DEK1-like isoform X3 — translation MCYIREKEMEEELLMQRREEEGRGKERRKALLEKEERKWKEIEASLISSIPNAGSREAAAMAAAVRAVGGDSVLDVSSIARRICSTQLAHQALQVCAFVLTWTM, via the exons TTACATAAGAGAAAAAGAGATGGAAGAGGAGCTATTAATGCAAAGACGTGAAGAGGAGGGTAGAGGTAAAGAAAGACGAAAGGCTCTCTTGGAGAAGGAAGAACGTAAATGGAAGGAGATAGAAGCTTCTCTCATATCCTCTATTCCTAATGCCGGAAGCAGGGAAGCAGCAGCCATGGCAGCTGCTGTTCGTGCAGTAGGAGGTGATTCTGTTCTTGATGTTTCTAGCATTGCTCGCAGGATATGTTCAACTCAGTTAGCTCATCAAGCCCTTCaa GTGTGTGCTTTTGTTCTTACATGGACTATGTGA